One window of the Chryseobacterium camelliae genome contains the following:
- a CDS encoding patatin-like phospholipase family protein has product MKKKFLVLFCLFLLHAMHAQIRKDLKIPKNPRIGLSLAGGGAKGFAHVGVLKVLDSLGVKVDYIAGTSMGAIVGGLYASGYSAKDIEKIVMDTDFYSLILDPKSRQESTFFNKSVDKYLFSIPLKNGKITLPSSISTGQKNVYLLKELLKNVSNINDFSKLPIPFMCVATNLESGDMKIFESGDLVQSIMASSAFPSLMDPVKVGDSIYIDGAMSVNYPSKPLKDKGIDIVIGVDLNQDLSKREDLNSIIAILNQVIDFGIRRDTKRQYEYTDINIKPNLTGMSATSYDDKKKILDSGYTEGKKYSAILNELPKRTYDRLRQPMSPIYSNVYKIDSIELIGSRIYGENYVLGKMGLRLPSMQTYGSVNKMIDKLVATNNYRFINYDIVTQNNSNYLKLYVTEDDTRHFLKFGLHYDEVFKTGLLVNYSAKRLLFRNTNLSLDVIVGDKPRYYLNYFIDNGYIPGFGIYSSGMNFDLRDQQNNEIDNWEWYRNEAYIQSIWRDKFAIGGGISHDYFEANMNGSNKRYSRFLNPYVFVKSDTQDDKEFPTKGFYLSAEGKVIDILSSEMRDKPVQVQADIRINIPVSRQFSYHLNLYGGITIGEELPEYYRYRLGGIFEQNVINFRSFGGFYFAQLATNNILMASNDLQFRFNKNYFITGTFTFANLSDSISVEQAVKLNYSSLGITAGYKSPFGQIKVNFSHSLRNNQKGIFSVILGHWF; this is encoded by the coding sequence ATGAAAAAAAAATTTCTCGTACTCTTCTGTCTGTTCTTATTGCATGCGATGCACGCACAGATCCGGAAAGATCTCAAGATTCCGAAAAATCCCAGGATCGGTCTCTCACTGGCCGGTGGCGGGGCTAAAGGATTTGCTCACGTCGGTGTCCTTAAAGTCCTGGATTCCCTGGGCGTAAAGGTGGATTATATTGCCGGGACCAGTATGGGTGCCATTGTCGGAGGCTTATACGCTTCCGGTTATTCGGCAAAGGACATCGAAAAAATTGTCATGGATACAGACTTCTATTCCCTGATCCTGGATCCTAAATCAAGACAGGAATCTACCTTCTTCAACAAATCAGTGGATAAATATCTTTTTTCCATTCCTCTTAAAAACGGTAAGATTACCCTTCCCTCCTCCATCAGCACCGGCCAGAAGAATGTCTACCTCCTGAAAGAACTCCTCAAGAACGTTTCGAATATCAATGATTTTTCAAAACTGCCGATTCCGTTTATGTGCGTGGCCACCAATCTGGAAAGCGGGGATATGAAAATATTTGAAAGCGGGGATCTTGTACAGTCTATTATGGCCAGTTCTGCCTTTCCTTCTCTCATGGATCCCGTAAAAGTGGGTGACAGCATTTATATAGACGGAGCTATGTCAGTGAACTATCCTTCAAAGCCATTAAAAGATAAAGGAATTGATATTGTCATTGGTGTTGACCTGAACCAGGATCTTTCCAAAAGAGAAGATTTAAACAGCATCATAGCCATACTGAACCAGGTGATTGATTTTGGCATCAGGAGAGATACCAAAAGACAATATGAATATACGGATATCAATATTAAACCGAACCTAACCGGAATGAGCGCTACCAGCTATGACGACAAGAAAAAAATACTGGACAGCGGCTATACGGAAGGAAAAAAATATTCAGCAATCCTTAATGAACTTCCCAAAAGGACCTATGACCGTTTAAGGCAGCCCATGAGCCCGATCTATTCGAATGTCTATAAAATAGACAGCATAGAATTGATTGGAAGCAGGATCTATGGTGAAAATTATGTATTAGGTAAAATGGGACTTCGCCTCCCTTCCATGCAGACGTACGGAAGCGTTAATAAAATGATTGATAAACTGGTTGCCACAAACAACTACCGCTTCATCAATTATGATATTGTTACCCAAAATAACAGCAACTACCTCAAACTGTATGTTACGGAAGATGATACCCGCCATTTCCTTAAATTCGGATTGCATTATGATGAGGTCTTTAAAACAGGCTTGCTGGTAAATTACTCTGCCAAAAGGCTTTTATTCAGGAATACGAACCTGTCTCTGGATGTCATCGTGGGAGATAAGCCGCGGTACTACCTGAACTACTTTATCGATAACGGTTATATTCCCGGATTTGGAATTTATTCCTCCGGAATGAATTTCGATCTCAGGGATCAGCAAAACAATGAAATAGACAATTGGGAATGGTACAGGAATGAAGCCTATATCCAGTCTATCTGGAGAGATAAATTTGCCATTGGCGGAGGAATCAGCCATGATTACTTTGAAGCCAATATGAACGGAAGCAACAAACGGTACAGCCGGTTCCTGAATCCTTATGTATTTGTAAAAAGCGATACCCAGGATGACAAAGAATTTCCTACCAAAGGCTTTTACCTTTCTGCTGAAGGAAAAGTAATCGATATTTTGAGTTCGGAAATGAGGGATAAACCGGTACAGGTGCAGGCGGATATCCGCATCAATATTCCTGTATCAAGACAATTTTCCTACCACCTGAACCTTTATGGCGGGATCACAATCGGTGAGGAACTGCCGGAATATTACCGATACAGGCTTGGAGGAATCTTCGAACAGAACGTCATTAACTTCAGGAGTTTCGGAGGATTTTATTTTGCCCAGCTGGCAACCAATAATATCCTGATGGCCTCCAATGACCTTCAGTTCCGCTTTAATAAAAATTACTTTATAACAGGGACATTTACCTTTGCCAACCTTTCAGATTCTATTTCGGTGGAACAGGCAGTGAAGCTTAATTACAGTTCACTGGGTATAACGGCAGGCTACAAATCTCCATTCGGACAAATAAAAGTGAATTTCAGTCATTCACTCAGAAATAATCAAAAAGGCATTTTCAGTGTTATCTTAGGACACTGGTTTTAA
- the ybeY gene encoding rRNA maturation RNase YbeY, whose amino-acid sequence MIQFFYETQPESVNTDYKQWLEAIIISEGKKPGEINYIFCDDEYLLKINQDYLQHDYYTDIITFDYVKGKTINGEIFVSLQRISDNASTLSREYEEELRRVLAHGILHLSGYKDKTEEEEKLMRSKEDFYLKQY is encoded by the coding sequence ATGATACAGTTTTTTTACGAAACCCAACCGGAATCTGTCAATACAGATTACAAGCAATGGCTGGAAGCCATCATTATTTCAGAAGGCAAAAAGCCGGGGGAAATCAATTATATTTTCTGTGATGATGAGTATCTTCTCAAGATCAATCAGGACTATCTGCAACATGATTATTATACTGATATCATCACTTTTGATTACGTGAAAGGCAAAACCATAAACGGGGAGATTTTCGTATCTTTGCAGCGTATTTCAGATAATGCTTCTACTCTTTCACGGGAATATGAAGAAGAGCTCAGAAGGGTTTTAGCCCATGGTATACTTCATTTATCAGGTTATAAAGACAAGACTGAAGAGGAAGAAAAGCTTATGAGAAGCAAGGAAGATTTTTATCTGAAACAGTATTAA
- the mnmG gene encoding tRNA uridine-5-carboxymethylaminomethyl(34) synthesis enzyme MnmG produces MISEVYDVIVVGAGHAGCEAAAAAANMGSKTLLITMNMQTIGQMSCNPAMGGIAKGQIVREIDAMGGYSGIVADKSAIQFKMLNLSKGPAMWSPRTQNDRMLFAEEWRLALENTPNLDFFQDMVKQLIVENNTVKGVVTSLGIEIKGKSVVLTNGTFLNGLIHVGDKQLGGGRMGEPRAFGITEQLVSLGFEAGRMKTGTPPRVDGRSLDYSKMEEQKGDEHPQKFSYLDTPKLTKQLSCHIVYTNETVHDILREGFDRSPMFNGTIQSLGPRYCPSIEDKINRFAERNRHQLFVEPEGWKTVEIYVNGFSSSLPEDVQIKAMKHIPGFENVKVFRPGYAIEYDYFPPTQLKHTLETKLIDNLYFAGQINGTTGYEEAAGQGLMAGINAHNKVHEKDEFILNRDEAYIGVLIDDLITKGTEEPYRMFTSRAEYRLLLRQDNADIRLTEKAYHLGLAKEERLKLVEKKVAQSEELEAFLRETSLKPGIINPILESIESSPVDQAYRASQILTRPNMTLEKLEAVESINDFISQYNEEVREQAEVNIKYRGYIEKEKENVAKLNRLENIKIPEDFDFTKLSSLSAEAKQKMTRVRPKTIAQAGRISGVSPADINVLLVYLGR; encoded by the coding sequence ATGATTTCAGAAGTTTATGATGTAATTGTAGTAGGTGCAGGACATGCCGGTTGTGAAGCCGCAGCTGCCGCTGCCAATATGGGTTCAAAAACCCTTCTGATTACAATGAATATGCAGACCATCGGACAGATGAGTTGCAACCCTGCCATGGGCGGAATTGCCAAAGGACAGATTGTAAGAGAAATTGATGCGATGGGCGGATATTCAGGAATTGTAGCTGACAAGTCTGCCATACAGTTTAAAATGCTTAACCTTTCCAAAGGACCTGCCATGTGGTCTCCGAGAACACAAAATGACAGGATGCTTTTTGCTGAAGAGTGGAGACTCGCTCTTGAAAATACGCCTAACCTGGATTTCTTTCAGGATATGGTGAAACAACTGATTGTTGAAAATAATACCGTAAAAGGAGTGGTCACTTCTTTAGGAATTGAAATAAAAGGAAAATCGGTAGTATTAACCAATGGTACCTTCCTGAATGGATTAATCCATGTGGGCGATAAACAATTAGGAGGAGGCCGAATGGGTGAGCCCAGAGCTTTTGGGATTACAGAACAGCTGGTATCTTTAGGCTTCGAAGCCGGCAGGATGAAGACCGGTACCCCACCCCGCGTAGACGGAAGAAGTCTGGACTATTCTAAAATGGAAGAACAGAAGGGAGATGAACATCCTCAGAAATTCAGTTACCTGGATACGCCAAAGTTAACAAAACAGTTAAGCTGCCATATTGTATATACTAATGAAACGGTACATGATATTTTACGGGAAGGTTTCGACAGGAGCCCGATGTTCAATGGAACGATCCAGAGTTTAGGACCAAGGTACTGCCCTAGTATAGAAGATAAGATCAACAGGTTTGCAGAAAGGAACAGACATCAGCTTTTTGTTGAGCCTGAAGGATGGAAAACCGTTGAAATCTATGTGAATGGTTTCAGTTCTTCCCTTCCGGAAGACGTTCAGATCAAAGCCATGAAACACATTCCGGGATTTGAAAACGTAAAAGTTTTCCGGCCTGGATACGCTATCGAGTATGACTACTTCCCCCCTACCCAGCTGAAACATACCTTGGAGACGAAATTAATCGATAATCTATATTTTGCCGGGCAGATCAACGGAACTACAGGATATGAAGAAGCAGCCGGCCAGGGATTAATGGCAGGAATCAATGCCCATAATAAAGTTCACGAAAAAGATGAATTTATCTTAAACCGGGATGAAGCTTACATAGGCGTTCTGATTGATGACCTGATCACAAAAGGAACTGAAGAGCCTTACAGGATGTTTACCTCAAGAGCAGAATACCGTCTTCTTCTGAGACAGGACAATGCGGATATCAGATTGACGGAAAAAGCCTATCATTTAGGATTAGCAAAAGAAGAAAGACTGAAGTTAGTAGAGAAAAAAGTTGCTCAAAGTGAGGAACTTGAAGCATTCCTTCGCGAAACTTCTTTAAAACCGGGTATTATAAACCCGATTCTTGAATCTATTGAAAGCAGTCCTGTTGATCAGGCATATAGAGCATCTCAGATCCTGACCAGGCCTAATATGACGTTAGAAAAACTGGAAGCTGTAGAATCCATCAATGATTTTATTTCCCAATACAACGAGGAAGTGCGGGAACAGGCTGAAGTGAACATAAAGTACAGAGGGTATATTGAAAAAGAAAAGGAAAATGTAGCTAAACTGAATCGTCTGGAAAATATTAAAATCCCTGAAGATTTTGATTTTACCAAACTTTCCAGCCTTTCTGCGGAAGCCAAACAGAAAATGACCCGCGTACGTCCTAAAACCATTGCCCAGGCAGGAAGGATCAGCGGCGTTTCAC